From a region of the Desulfobacterales bacterium genome:
- a CDS encoding TonB-dependent receptor plug domain-containing protein, whose protein sequence is MKHIFLKFIFIIYFLIINFMELNLLVADTIEDELGFYELEKKFMGATLTKTKRRSIPAAVLTISKEQIETSGARSLNELLEIYVPGLQWINHSGNVSHVGLRGIISDRDDKYMLLINGRVMNQHTCVGQFTERDQSLLSEIHHIDVIRGPGSAIMGLGAVSMVINIITFDAEKFDGFESKTRVGYNEEFYTQELKYTYKFSDEIGLFLYGGLSKYIGADSSDAPYKFDKSFTSRWGDYVEAGEGVPGVNRDRTQYRDKEPYKLHAHLNANNLAIWARFVRGGETMPLNFNNIANEASGGAANIIFDPNKPYQSWNCGYQQSTITSQYKHLVTETLKAEHTFSYDMTNYERDIAVIGDVPSINLKPMIQSHREDEYFYKLLLNWEPEKTNQYLAFGFEISHEEFGLKSPGYPDKPPISSGYRGPDNQFDATLPRWSTNTYSLLFEHQWNFLSDWNSFIGARIDKNTYSDYLLSPRLALIYEATAKDTLKFIYCISQRINFAAELRDRYEKYGVDDSDPEKLDSIEIRWERCSKPFSVEFSTFYFELEAIGFDPLQRKSVVNGRQKQWGIETELRYQTYSLDLCLSHAYTQLSNYEMLASQSNLITTGDDLNNWSNHITKLVVIYKLINNLTINSSFQYYWGFDGLKDYMNANNFTVDKIGESNAYLHLSLVYNFMENFKIQISGHYLLGLLDEDLNKRNYFADTSGASYRDQAPAVSFSLSYQF, encoded by the coding sequence ATGAAACATATTTTTCTAAAATTCATATTTATCATATATTTTCTGATTATTAATTTCATGGAATTAAATCTATTAGTCGCGGACACTATTGAAGATGAATTAGGCTTTTATGAACTTGAAAAAAAATTTATGGGTGCGACGCTGACAAAAACAAAACGTCGTTCTATACCTGCCGCAGTATTAACTATAAGTAAGGAGCAAATTGAAACTTCAGGAGCGCGTAGTTTAAATGAATTATTGGAGATTTATGTACCGGGCTTGCAATGGATTAATCATTCCGGCAATGTTTCCCATGTAGGATTACGAGGAATTATAAGCGATCGTGATGATAAATATATGTTACTGATAAATGGCAGAGTAATGAATCAGCACACTTGTGTCGGACAGTTTACAGAAAGAGATCAATCTTTATTATCCGAAATTCATCATATTGATGTTATTCGCGGACCTGGTTCAGCAATAATGGGCTTAGGAGCAGTTTCGATGGTAATAAATATCATAACTTTTGATGCCGAAAAATTTGACGGTTTTGAAAGTAAAACTCGTGTGGGCTACAATGAAGAATTTTATACGCAAGAATTAAAATATACTTATAAATTTAGTGATGAAATAGGTTTATTTTTATACGGAGGCTTAAGCAAATATATTGGTGCTGACTCCTCTGATGCGCCATATAAGTTTGATAAGTCATTTACATCAAGATGGGGTGATTACGTAGAAGCTGGAGAAGGCGTTCCGGGCGTCAATAGAGATAGAACACAATATAGAGATAAAGAACCGTACAAACTTCATGCGCACCTTAATGCAAATAATTTAGCAATATGGGCTCGTTTCGTTCGAGGTGGTGAAACAATGCCTTTAAATTTTAATAATATTGCTAATGAAGCCTCAGGAGGGGCTGCAAATATAATTTTTGATCCTAATAAACCTTACCAATCTTGGAATTGTGGTTATCAACAGTCAACAATAACAAGCCAATATAAGCATTTAGTTACTGAAACATTAAAAGCTGAACATACCTTTAGTTATGACATGACAAATTATGAACGAGATATAGCAGTGATTGGGGATGTTCCCAGCATAAATCTTAAGCCTATGATTCAGTCTCACAGAGAGGACGAATATTTTTATAAATTGTTATTAAATTGGGAGCCTGAAAAGACAAATCAGTATCTTGCTTTTGGATTTGAAATTTCACATGAAGAATTTGGCTTAAAAAGTCCTGGATATCCAGATAAACCCCCGATTTCTTCTGGCTACAGAGGACCTGACAATCAATTTGATGCTACCTTACCACGTTGGTCAACTAATACGTATTCACTACTTTTTGAACATCAATGGAATTTTTTATCTGATTGGAATAGTTTTATTGGCGCCAGAATTGATAAAAACACATATTCAGACTATCTTTTGTCGCCAAGATTAGCTCTGATTTATGAGGCTACTGCAAAGGATACTTTAAAATTCATTTATTGTATTTCTCAAAGAATAAATTTTGCAGCAGAATTACGTGATCGTTATGAAAAATATGGAGTTGACGATAGTGATCCAGAAAAATTAGACAGTATAGAAATACGATGGGAACGATGCTCTAAACCTTTTAGTGTAGAGTTTTCAACATTTTATTTTGAATTAGAAGCTATTGGTTTTGATCCTCTGCAAAGAAAAAGTGTTGTGAACGGCAGGCAGAAACAATGGGGTATTGAAACAGAATTAAGATATCAAACATATAGTCTGGATTTGTGTTTATCCCATGCATATACTCAACTTAGTAATTATGAAATGTTAGCATCCCAAAGTAACTTAATTACAACTGGCGATGATCTTAACAATTGGAGCAATCATATAACTAAATTGGTAGTTATTTATAAATTAATCAATAATTTAACTATTAACAGCTCTTTTCAATATTATTGGGGTTTTGACGGACTTAAAGATTATATGAATGCAAATAATTTTACAGTAGATAAAATAGGTGAGTCTAACGCATATCTACATCTCAGTTTAGTTTACAATTTTATGGAAAATTTTAAAATTCAAATTTCTGGTCATTATTTATTAGGACTTTTAGATGAAGACCTAAACAAACGGAATTATTTTGCTGATACAAGTGGAGCATCTTATCGTGATCAAGCACCAGCTGTTTCGTTTTCTTTATCATATCAATTTTAA
- a CDS encoding transporter substrate-binding domain-containing protein encodes MKRLIVCIVIVLSSLLTANAIGEETKTLVAAADPWPPFIDPQNPKEGLSLEIVRAAFKTQGYEIKMEYVPWARAESGVKNGIYDILPDVWMTEARKKELMYSVPYAKNEVKFITLLDKILDRYTR; translated from the coding sequence ATGAAAAGATTAATTGTATGCATCGTAATTGTATTATCATCATTATTAACGGCGAACGCTATAGGTGAAGAAACAAAAACGCTTGTAGCTGCCGCGGACCCATGGCCGCCTTTTATTGATCCTCAAAATCCAAAAGAAGGATTATCTCTTGAAATAGTCAGAGCTGCCTTTAAGACACAAGGCTATGAAATTAAAATGGAATATGTTCCTTGGGCTAGAGCTGAATCTGGCGTCAAAAATGGTATTTATGATATTCTTCCAGATGTTTGGATGACTGAAGCTCGTAAAAAAGAATTAATGTATAGTGTCCCTTATGCTAAAAATGAAGTTAAATTTATTACTCTATTAGATAAAATTTTAGATCGCTACACTCGATAG
- a CDS encoding TonB-dependent receptor plug domain-containing protein gives MFQRKNILTHNARIVLSLIMVFIAPLTLFAEDTNRKVAELSLSELFNIEEYLNMEANIATKEKAVSIKESPAIITVITSEEIKRSGARDLIDVFRLVPGLEVVMDSQNSVSLSMRGLFTGEGKLLVKMNGAMINNLTDGSFCIGNHYSVDQIEKIEIIRGPGSAIYGGFAELGVINIITKGAKDINGVAIQAIYGQTKETYMRRDLGLSFGKKFEDTEIAFHGLIGQGKRGDVKWDYTNFNMGRFDMAKDDYSALNPIFGNLSFKSGGLENQLIVEQYSAKYPYDYSGAIFGFFQDAKLPFQKVADSPSTLVTNQMKYDIQINDKLKITPLFNIYWNKHKKTETDFLYIGTEMADQSQERYTGEVNASYNIHEEMNIQVGIEYFRDISRMNDTKTFSDSYDLDENGYFKLFDQKFKSNNKETLDFYNIAEYAQFLWLNSVANITLGARYDYHEAYGGQLSPRIAITKAIGDFYSKALFAQAFRAPTNATIDNNPNISPETLTTVEFEAGYNFFNHVLFSINLFDMRIKDPITMGSQDGEPIFENYGKIRTRGIEIDNRYSFKQIYCSVTYSYYQNNHSDIPIYEIPDDEDVFNGMPQHKVTANGHIKLFKGLSFNPSFIYISKRKTITDYWDLAGGLGPKEYGTIDEHYMLNANLLYEGLFDKHFDVSISIFNILDDDYLYTQAYPGYLFPMPGNSREIVFRMNYNYNF, from the coding sequence ATGTTTCAACGAAAAAATATTTTAACGCACAATGCAAGAATTGTTTTGAGCCTGATAATGGTTTTTATTGCACCTTTAACTTTATTTGCCGAAGATACAAATCGTAAAGTTGCTGAATTATCTTTATCAGAATTGTTTAATATTGAAGAATATTTAAATATGGAAGCTAACATAGCGACAAAAGAAAAGGCTGTATCAATCAAAGAATCTCCAGCCATTATCACTGTAATAACATCAGAAGAAATTAAAAGATCGGGTGCCAGAGATTTAATAGATGTTTTCAGACTTGTGCCCGGTCTTGAGGTTGTAATGGATAGTCAAAACAGTGTATCTCTTTCAATGCGTGGGCTTTTTACAGGTGAAGGAAAGCTTCTTGTGAAAATGAATGGTGCAATGATAAATAATTTGACTGACGGATCATTTTGTATAGGAAATCATTATTCTGTTGACCAGATAGAAAAAATAGAAATAATTCGAGGTCCAGGTTCAGCTATATATGGTGGATTTGCGGAGCTTGGAGTTATCAATATAATAACTAAGGGCGCAAAAGATATAAATGGAGTTGCAATTCAAGCCATTTACGGACAAACAAAGGAAACCTATATGCGTAGGGACCTTGGGTTATCCTTTGGGAAAAAATTCGAAGATACTGAAATCGCATTTCATGGACTAATTGGTCAAGGTAAAAGAGGTGATGTAAAATGGGATTACACAAACTTCAATATGGGTAGATTTGACATGGCAAAGGATGATTATTCTGCCTTAAATCCTATCTTTGGAAACTTGAGCTTTAAATCCGGCGGACTTGAAAACCAATTGATAGTTGAGCAATATTCCGCAAAGTATCCTTACGATTATTCAGGCGCAATATTCGGTTTCTTTCAGGATGCTAAATTACCTTTTCAAAAAGTCGCTGACAGCCCATCAACACTTGTAACTAATCAAATGAAATATGACATTCAAATTAATGATAAGCTTAAGATTACCCCTCTCTTTAATATTTACTGGAACAAACACAAAAAAACAGAAACTGATTTTCTATATATCGGAACAGAGATGGCCGATCAAAGCCAGGAGAGATACACAGGTGAAGTAAATGCTTCTTATAATATCCATGAAGAGATGAATATTCAAGTTGGTATTGAGTATTTTCGAGATATATCAAGGATGAATGATACGAAAACATTCAGTGATTCCTATGATTTGGATGAAAACGGATATTTTAAGTTATTTGATCAAAAATTTAAGTCTAACAACAAAGAGACCCTTGATTTCTATAATATCGCTGAATATGCTCAATTTTTATGGTTAAACTCCGTAGCAAACATAACACTTGGCGCAAGATACGATTATCATGAAGCATATGGCGGTCAACTATCTCCTCGAATAGCTATAACAAAAGCTATTGGCGATTTTTACAGCAAGGCTTTATTTGCTCAGGCATTCAGAGCTCCAACTAATGCAACGATTGACAATAATCCTAATATTTCCCCAGAAACACTTACTACAGTAGAATTTGAAGCAGGATATAATTTTTTCAATCATGTTTTATTTTCAATTAATTTATTTGACATGAGAATCAAAGATCCTATTACAATGGGAAGCCAAGATGGTGAGCCAATATTCGAAAATTATGGTAAAATCAGAACTAGGGGGATAGAAATTGATAATAGATATAGTTTCAAACAGATATATTGCAGTGTTACTTATTCCTATTATCAGAATAATCATAGTGATATACCTATATATGAAATACCGGATGATGAAGATGTATTCAACGGAATGCCGCAGCACAAGGTTACAGCTAATGGACATATTAAATTATTTAAAGGTCTTTCATTTAATCCATCTTTTATATATATATCAAAAAGAAAAACCATTACTGATTACTGGGATTTGGCAGGAGGATTAGGTCCAAAAGAATATGGAACAATAGATGAACATTATATGCTTAATGCTAATCTATTATATGAAGGTTTATTTGATAAACATTTTGATGTGAGCATTAGCATATTTAATATTCTTGATGATGATTATCTCTACACTCAAGCATATCCTGGATATTTATTTCCAATGCCGGGTAATTCACGAGAGATTGTTTTTAGAATGAATTATAACTACAATTTCTAA